The Halobacterium sp. CBA1132 genome has a segment encoding these proteins:
- a CDS encoding V-type ATP synthase subunit I has protein sequence MLRPERMSKVSVTGSKRVIDDVIETIHDLNLVHLSDYDGDIEGFDNGNPMEGADDASEKLVTVRSLQSTLDVDEADAGPTRIVTDEALETELEEIRVEVNDLDDRYGELEDELRDIDERIDAVEPFADLGIDLDLLGGYDSLQVAVGEGNADDVRDELRTAEPIEAFEVFEGDDTLAVFAYPRSDDPDALDDALVGVEFARLEVPDAEGSPEAYVEELRHDRETIESKLDSVESELDDLRVEHAGFLLAAEEKLSIDVQKAEVPLQFATTEHAFVAEGWIPSDEYATFVEGLQDAVGEHAAVEELEQAEYEPSGHGHHGPSDEPEPVTDDETEAATDGGTAAEFDEDDSPPVIQDNPGVARPFEALTEVINRPKYTELDPTVVLFLTFPAFYGFMIGDLGYGILYGALGFWLYRGFDSEMISKLGGVAMWAGGFTALFGVLYGEIFGLHLVTEYLWHGALGLADAPLKKGLHVSAFAELWLAASLLFGIAHLAIGYVFGLVNETRSHGLKAAVTESGGPLLLMAGVGAWLFSTHMQSGGGPRPELLYRALELPPIVGIVGLALAVLGLVLVTIGEGAAGFLESPTYALVNTVSYTRIAAVLLAKAGMAYVVNLLVFGAYELHLEEPETVEYMFGLFSATLEHETHFMLFNTHTHGGEVLFPGLIHMGTAGVLGGIVVFVLGHLLVLALGVTSAGLQTLRLEYVEFFNKFYEGGGEKYHPFGHQRNYTTED, from the coding sequence ATGCTCAGACCTGAACGCATGAGCAAGGTGTCGGTGACGGGCTCGAAGCGCGTCATCGACGACGTCATCGAGACGATTCACGACCTGAATCTCGTCCACCTCTCGGACTACGACGGCGACATCGAGGGGTTCGATAACGGCAACCCGATGGAGGGCGCCGACGACGCCTCCGAGAAGCTCGTCACGGTGCGGTCGCTGCAGTCGACGCTCGACGTCGACGAGGCCGACGCCGGCCCGACCCGCATCGTCACCGACGAAGCGCTCGAAACCGAACTCGAAGAGATTCGCGTCGAGGTCAACGACCTCGACGACCGCTACGGTGAACTCGAGGACGAACTCCGCGACATCGACGAGCGAATCGACGCCGTCGAACCGTTCGCGGACCTCGGCATCGACCTCGACCTGCTCGGTGGCTACGACAGCCTGCAGGTCGCAGTCGGTGAGGGGAACGCCGACGACGTCCGCGACGAACTCCGGACCGCGGAACCCATCGAGGCGTTCGAGGTCTTCGAGGGGGACGACACGCTCGCGGTGTTCGCGTACCCGCGCAGCGACGACCCCGACGCGCTCGACGACGCGCTCGTCGGCGTGGAGTTCGCGCGACTGGAGGTCCCGGACGCCGAGGGTAGCCCCGAAGCGTACGTCGAGGAACTCCGCCACGACCGCGAGACCATCGAGTCGAAACTCGACAGCGTGGAGAGCGAACTCGACGACCTCCGCGTGGAGCACGCGGGCTTCCTGCTGGCCGCCGAGGAGAAACTCTCCATCGATGTCCAGAAGGCGGAAGTTCCGCTGCAGTTCGCGACCACCGAACACGCGTTCGTCGCCGAGGGGTGGATTCCCAGCGACGAGTACGCGACGTTCGTCGAAGGGCTTCAGGACGCCGTCGGCGAGCACGCTGCGGTCGAAGAACTCGAACAAGCGGAGTACGAGCCGTCCGGTCACGGCCACCACGGCCCCAGCGACGAGCCGGAGCCGGTCACGGACGACGAAACCGAGGCCGCGACCGACGGCGGTACGGCGGCCGAGTTCGACGAGGACGACAGCCCGCCGGTCATCCAGGACAACCCCGGTGTTGCGCGACCGTTCGAGGCGCTGACCGAGGTCATCAACCGACCGAAGTACACGGAGCTCGACCCGACGGTCGTGTTGTTCCTGACGTTCCCGGCGTTCTACGGGTTCATGATCGGGGACCTCGGGTACGGCATCCTGTACGGCGCACTGGGCTTCTGGCTGTACCGCGGCTTCGACAGCGAGATGATTTCGAAGCTCGGCGGTGTCGCCATGTGGGCCGGCGGATTCACGGCCCTGTTCGGCGTTCTGTACGGCGAGATATTCGGACTCCACCTCGTCACGGAGTACCTGTGGCACGGCGCGCTCGGCCTCGCGGACGCCCCGCTGAAGAAGGGGCTCCACGTCAGCGCGTTCGCCGAACTGTGGCTCGCGGCGAGCCTCCTGTTCGGTATCGCCCACCTCGCAATCGGCTACGTGTTCGGGCTCGTCAACGAGACGCGCTCGCACGGCCTGAAGGCCGCCGTCACGGAGAGCGGCGGTCCGCTCCTGCTCATGGCGGGTGTCGGCGCGTGGCTGTTCAGCACGCACATGCAGTCCGGCGGCGGTCCGCGCCCCGAACTGCTCTACCGCGCACTGGAACTCCCGCCCATCGTCGGCATCGTGGGCCTCGCGCTCGCGGTGCTTGGACTCGTACTCGTGACGATTGGCGAGGGCGCCGCCGGGTTCCTCGAGAGCCCGACGTACGCGCTCGTCAACACCGTCTCCTACACGCGGATTGCGGCGGTCCTGCTCGCGAAGGCGGGCATGGCGTACGTCGTCAATCTGCTCGTGTTCGGCGCCTACGAACTCCACCTCGAAGAGCCCGAGACCGTCGAGTACATGTTCGGTCTGTTCTCGGCGACGCTCGAACACGAGACGCACTTCATGCTGTTCAACACCCACACCCACGGGGGCGAAGTGCTGTTCCCCGGCCTGATTCACATGGGTACCGCGGGGGTGCTCGGCGGCATCGTCGTGTTCGTGCTCGGCCACCTTCTCGTGTTGGCGCTCGGCGTCACATCCGCCGGCTTACAGACGCTACGCCTCGAATACGTGGAGTTCTTTAACAAGTTTTATGAGGGCGGTGGCGAGAAGTATCACCCGTTCGGCCACCAGCGAAACTACACCACTGAGGACTAA
- a CDS encoding ATP synthase subunit K, producing MIDALTQFATIAQETATSSSPAITPKSAAALAVGLAALAAGYAERGIGSAAVGAIAEDQDLFGTGLILTVLPETLVILALVVVFVVPSAF from the coding sequence ATGATTGACGCACTCACACAGTTCGCCACGATCGCACAGGAAACGGCTACCAGCAGCAGCCCCGCAATCACCCCGAAGTCCGCCGCCGCACTCGCCGTCGGTCTCGCCGCACTCGCCGCAGGGTACGCGGAGCGCGGTATCGGTAGCGCGGCCGTCGGCGCCATCGCGGAAGACCAGGACCTCTTCGGTACGGGCCTCATTCTGACGGTCCTCCCGGAAACGCTGGTCATTCTCGCGCTGGTCGTCGTCTTCGTCGTGCCGTCCGCATTCTAA
- a CDS encoding V-type ATP synthase subunit E: protein MSLETVVEDIRDEARERAKEIRSDAESRADEIVADAEADAEEILSEAEAEAEREIEREREQRLSSAKLEAKQMRLEARRDALEDVRETAEEEIAAIDGDDREELTRALLDAAADEFDADGEGQSPSGNRTQSDDADVSVYGRADDEALISNILDDYDGYEYAGEHDCLGGVVVESETSRVRVNNTFDSVIDDVWENNLKEISARLFDEEQ from the coding sequence ATGAGCTTGGAAACAGTAGTTGAGGACATTCGAGACGAGGCCCGCGAGCGCGCGAAGGAAATTCGGTCGGATGCCGAATCCCGCGCCGACGAGATTGTCGCGGACGCCGAGGCCGACGCCGAGGAGATTCTCTCCGAGGCCGAAGCCGAGGCCGAGCGCGAGATCGAGCGGGAGCGCGAGCAGCGCCTCTCCAGCGCGAAACTCGAGGCCAAGCAGATGCGCCTCGAAGCGCGCCGCGACGCCCTCGAGGACGTCCGCGAAACCGCCGAGGAGGAAATCGCCGCCATCGACGGCGACGACCGCGAGGAACTCACTCGCGCCCTCCTCGACGCTGCGGCCGACGAATTCGACGCCGACGGCGAGGGACAGAGTCCCTCGGGCAATCGGACGCAGTCCGATGACGCCGACGTCAGCGTCTACGGCCGTGCGGACGACGAGGCACTCATCTCGAACATCCTCGACGACTACGACGGTTACGAGTACGCCGGCGAGCACGACTGTCTCGGCGGCGTCGTTGTCGAGAGCGAGACGTCCCGGGTCCGGGTGAACAACACGTTCGACTCGGTCATCGACGACGTCTGGGAGAACAACCTGAAGGAGATCAGCGCGCGCCTCTTCGACGAGGAGCAATGA
- a CDS encoding V-type ATP synthase subunit C codes for MSVYGSANYEYVVARVRHRRASLFSDDEYRKLLRMGTGEIARFMEETQYEDAVNALGSRFSGVDLVEHALNETLADDFQDLLRYSEGRLYEQVVRYLRKFDAWNVKTVLRGLYSGASDDEVREDLIDAGEFEDEFLDRLVAAESIEAVVELLDGTLFETYIDAAFEAYEESGTLVPLENAVDRAYYENLVPDASVRGEAAQLYREFLEAEIDFRNVRNALRLARSGADVDPAEYFIDGGALFSRKEVSQLVADRSALVNRIRESKYGDELSRALDELEEADSLIGFEHALDRALLEYSDHLSYVYPLSVCPVLAYVLAKEREVDNIRAIARGREAGLSEAEIEEELVIL; via the coding sequence ATGAGCGTGTACGGGTCGGCAAACTACGAGTACGTGGTCGCCCGCGTCCGCCACCGCCGAGCCAGCCTGTTCAGCGACGACGAGTACCGGAAACTGCTCCGCATGGGCACGGGCGAAATCGCCCGGTTCATGGAGGAGACCCAGTACGAGGACGCGGTGAACGCGCTGGGCTCGCGGTTCAGCGGCGTCGACCTCGTCGAGCACGCGCTCAACGAGACGCTCGCGGACGACTTCCAGGACTTGCTGCGGTACAGCGAGGGCCGGCTCTACGAGCAGGTCGTGCGCTACCTCCGCAAGTTCGACGCGTGGAACGTCAAGACCGTGCTGCGCGGCCTCTACTCGGGCGCCAGCGACGACGAAGTCCGCGAGGACCTCATCGACGCCGGCGAGTTCGAGGACGAGTTCCTCGACCGCTTGGTCGCCGCCGAGTCCATCGAAGCGGTCGTCGAGTTGCTCGACGGGACCCTGTTCGAGACGTACATCGACGCCGCGTTCGAGGCCTACGAGGAGTCCGGGACGCTGGTCCCGCTGGAGAACGCGGTCGACCGCGCGTACTACGAGAACCTCGTGCCCGACGCCTCCGTTCGCGGCGAAGCAGCGCAGCTCTACCGCGAGTTCCTCGAAGCCGAAATCGACTTCCGGAACGTTCGGAACGCGCTGCGGCTGGCGCGGTCGGGCGCCGACGTCGACCCCGCCGAGTACTTCATCGACGGCGGCGCGCTGTTCAGTCGGAAGGAAGTCAGCCAGCTCGTCGCGGACCGCTCGGCACTGGTCAACCGCATCCGGGAGAGCAAGTACGGCGACGAGCTCTCGCGAGCGCTCGACGAACTGGAGGAGGCGGACAGCCTCATCGGCTTCGAGCACGCCCTCGACCGGGCGCTGCTTGAGTACTCCGACCACCTCTCGTACGTCTACCCGCTGTCGGTCTGTCCGGTGCTGGCGTACGTGCTCGCGAAGGAACGCGAAGTAGACAACATCCGCGCCATCGCTCGCGGCCGGGAAGCCGGCCTGAGCGAGGCGGAAATCGAAGAGGAGCTGGTCATCCTATGA
- a CDS encoding V-type ATP synthase subunit F produces MSQEIAVVGSPDFTTGFRLAGVRKFENVPQDDKDEALDDAVESVLEDDDVGIAVMHDDDLDALSRRVREEVETSVEPTFVTIGGGAAGGSGLRDQIKRAIGIDLMAEEDESNE; encoded by the coding sequence ATGAGCCAGGAGATCGCAGTCGTCGGCAGCCCGGATTTCACTACCGGGTTCCGGCTCGCGGGCGTTCGGAAGTTCGAGAACGTCCCGCAGGACGACAAAGACGAAGCGCTCGACGATGCAGTCGAGTCGGTGCTGGAGGACGACGACGTCGGCATCGCGGTGATGCACGACGACGACCTCGACGCGCTCTCGCGGCGAGTCCGCGAGGAAGTCGAGACGAGCGTGGAACCGACGTTCGTGACCATCGGCGGCGGCGCCGCCGGCGGGAGCGGGCTACGCGACCAGATCAAGCGGGCCATCGGGATCGACCTGATGGCCGAAGAAGACGAATCCAACGAATGA
- a CDS encoding ATP synthase subunit A — MSQAEEITDSGVIESVSGPVVTATDLDAQMNDVVYVGDEGLMGEVIEIEGEVTTIQVYEETSGISPGGPVDNTGEPLTVDLGPGMLDSIYDGVQRPLDVLQGEMGAFLDRGVDAPGIDLEKEWSFDPVVEEGDHVEAGDVLGTVDETVSIEHKVLVPPRSDGGEVTEVNDGEHTVDEPVAVLDSGEEIAMRQEWPVRRARPSKDKHTPRTPLVTGQRIQDGLFPLAKGGTAAIPGPFGSGKTVTQQQLAKWSDADIVVYIGCGERGNEMTEVIEDFPELEDPQTGNPLMARTCLIANTSNMPVAARESCIYTGITIAEYYRDMGYDVALMADSTSRWAEAMREISSRLEEMPGEEGYPAYLAARLAQFYERAGLYTTLNDEEGSVSVVGAVSPPGGDFSEPVTQNTLRIVKTFWALDADLAERRHFPAINWNESYSLYKDQLDDWWRENVSEDFPEVRQWAVDVLDEETELEEIVQLVGKDALPDDQQLTLEVARYLREAWLQQNALHDVDTNCEPEKTYKMLTAIKTFNDEAFDALEAGVPVEEIQNVDAAPRLNRMGVQEDYDEYIEELKDDLSEQLRDHY, encoded by the coding sequence ATGAGTCAAGCAGAAGAAATCACTGACTCCGGCGTAATCGAGAGCGTGAGCGGTCCGGTCGTGACCGCCACGGACCTCGACGCCCAGATGAACGACGTCGTCTACGTGGGCGACGAAGGCCTGATGGGCGAGGTCATCGAAATCGAAGGCGAAGTAACAACCATCCAGGTCTACGAGGAGACCTCGGGCATCAGCCCGGGCGGCCCCGTGGACAACACGGGCGAACCCCTCACCGTCGACCTGGGCCCCGGCATGCTGGACTCCATCTACGACGGCGTCCAGCGCCCGCTCGACGTCCTGCAGGGCGAGATGGGCGCGTTCCTCGACCGCGGTGTCGACGCGCCCGGCATCGACCTGGAGAAGGAGTGGTCGTTCGACCCCGTCGTGGAGGAAGGCGACCACGTCGAGGCCGGTGACGTCCTCGGCACCGTCGACGAGACGGTCAGCATCGAACACAAGGTTCTCGTCCCGCCGCGCAGCGACGGCGGCGAGGTCACCGAAGTGAACGACGGCGAGCACACGGTCGACGAGCCCGTCGCCGTGCTCGACAGCGGCGAGGAAATCGCGATGCGCCAGGAGTGGCCGGTTCGGCGTGCGCGTCCCTCGAAGGACAAGCACACGCCGCGGACGCCGCTCGTCACGGGCCAGCGGATTCAGGACGGCCTGTTCCCGCTCGCGAAGGGCGGGACGGCCGCGATTCCGGGGCCGTTCGGCTCCGGGAAGACGGTCACCCAGCAGCAGCTCGCGAAGTGGTCCGACGCGGACATCGTCGTCTACATCGGTTGCGGGGAGCGCGGCAACGAGATGACGGAAGTCATCGAGGACTTCCCCGAACTCGAGGACCCTCAGACCGGGAACCCGCTGATGGCGCGGACGTGCCTCATCGCGAACACGTCGAACATGCCGGTGGCGGCCCGCGAGTCCTGCATCTACACGGGCATCACCATCGCGGAGTACTACCGCGACATGGGCTACGACGTGGCGCTGATGGCCGACTCCACCTCGCGGTGGGCCGAGGCCATGCGCGAAATCTCCTCGCGCCTCGAGGAGATGCCGGGCGAGGAGGGGTACCCCGCGTACCTCGCCGCTCGCCTCGCACAGTTCTACGAGCGCGCGGGCCTCTACACCACCCTCAACGACGAAGAGGGGTCGGTGTCCGTGGTCGGCGCGGTCAGCCCGCCGGGCGGTGACTTCTCCGAGCCGGTCACTCAGAACACGCTGCGCATCGTGAAGACGTTCTGGGCGCTGGACGCGGACCTCGCCGAACGCCGGCACTTCCCGGCTATCAACTGGAACGAGTCGTACTCGCTGTACAAGGACCAGCTGGACGACTGGTGGCGCGAGAACGTCTCCGAGGACTTCCCGGAGGTCCGGCAGTGGGCCGTCGACGTCCTCGACGAGGAGACAGAGCTCGAAGAGATTGTGCAGCTGGTCGGCAAAGACGCGCTGCCCGACGACCAGCAGCTCACTCTCGAAGTCGCTCGCTACCTCCGTGAAGCGTGGCTCCAGCAGAACGCGCTCCACGACGTCGACACCAACTGTGAGCCCGAGAAGACGTACAAGATGCTCACAGCCATCAAGACGTTCAACGACGAGGCCTTCGACGCGCTCGAAGCCGGTGTCCCCGTCGAGGAGATTCAGAACGTCGACGCGGCGCCCCGCCTCAACCGCATGGGCGTCCAGGAGGACTACGACGAGTACATCGAGGAGCTGAAAGACGACCTCAGCGAGCAACTACGGGACCACTACTAA
- a CDS encoding ATP synthase subunit B — protein MKEYKTISEVSGPLVYVDIDEPVAYDEMVEIETPDGEVKRGQVLESSDEFVAIQVFEGTEGIGQDASVRFLGETLKMPVTEDLLGRVLDGSGQPIDGGPDIVPEERRDIVGEAINPHAREYPEEFIQTGVSAIDGMNTLVRGQKLPIFSASGLPHSDLALQIARQASVPEEEEAGDEDSEFAVVFGAMGITAEEANEFMEDFERTGALERSVVFMNLADDPAVERTVTPRMALTTAEYLAFEKDYHVLVILTDMTNYCEALREIGAAREEVPGRRGYPGYMYTDLAQLYERAGRIEGRDGSVTQIPILTMPGDDDTHPIPDLTGYITEGQIMMDRDLNSQGVTPPVNVLPSLSRLMDDGIGEGLTRGDHGDVSDQLYAAYAEGEDLRDLVNIVGREALSDRDNLYLDFADRFEAEFVDQGFDTDRSVEETLDLGWELLSLFPKEELNRVDEELIEQYYVEDEAEAEEAAAAD, from the coding sequence ATGAAAGAGTACAAGACAATCTCCGAAGTCAGCGGCCCGCTGGTGTACGTCGACATCGACGAGCCGGTGGCCTACGACGAGATGGTGGAGATCGAGACGCCCGACGGCGAAGTCAAGCGCGGTCAGGTGCTCGAATCCAGCGACGAGTTCGTCGCGATTCAGGTCTTCGAGGGAACCGAAGGCATCGGGCAGGACGCCTCGGTGCGGTTCCTCGGCGAGACCCTGAAGATGCCCGTGACCGAGGACCTCCTCGGTCGCGTGCTCGACGGCTCCGGTCAGCCCATCGACGGCGGCCCGGACATCGTGCCCGAGGAGCGCCGCGACATCGTCGGCGAAGCGATCAACCCCCACGCGCGTGAGTACCCCGAGGAGTTCATCCAGACGGGCGTCTCTGCCATCGACGGCATGAACACGCTCGTGCGCGGGCAGAAGCTCCCCATCTTCTCGGCGTCGGGGCTACCCCACAGCGACCTCGCGCTCCAGATTGCGCGACAGGCCTCCGTGCCGGAGGAAGAGGAAGCTGGCGACGAGGACAGCGAGTTCGCCGTCGTCTTCGGCGCGATGGGTATCACCGCCGAGGAAGCCAACGAGTTCATGGAGGACTTCGAGCGCACCGGCGCGCTCGAACGCAGTGTCGTCTTCATGAACCTCGCGGACGACCCCGCAGTCGAGCGGACGGTCACGCCGCGGATGGCGCTCACGACCGCGGAGTACCTCGCCTTCGAGAAGGACTACCACGTCCTCGTCATCCTGACGGACATGACGAACTACTGCGAGGCGCTGCGCGAGATCGGCGCGGCACGCGAGGAGGTGCCCGGTCGGCGTGGCTACCCCGGGTACATGTACACGGACCTCGCGCAGCTGTACGAGCGCGCCGGCCGCATCGAGGGACGGGACGGCTCTGTCACCCAGATTCCCATCCTGACGATGCCCGGCGACGACGACACGCACCCGATTCCGGACCTCACTGGCTACATCACGGAGGGCCAGATCATGATGGACCGCGACCTGAACAGTCAGGGCGTGACGCCGCCCGTGAACGTCCTCCCGAGCCTCTCGCGGCTGATGGACGACGGTATCGGCGAGGGCCTCACGCGCGGAGACCACGGCGACGTCTCCGACCAGCTGTACGCGGCGTACGCGGAAGGCGAGGACCTCCGCGACCTCGTGAACATCGTCGGTCGCGAGGCACTCAGCGACCGCGACAACCTCTACCTCGACTTCGCGGACCGCTTCGAGGCGGAGTTCGTCGACCAGGGCTTCGACACCGACCGCAGCGTCGAGGAGACGCTGGACCTCGGCTGGGAGCTGCTCAGCCTGTTCCCCAAGGAGGAGCTCAACCGCGTCGACGAGGAGCTCATCGAGCAGTACTACGTCGAGGACGAGGCCGAGGCCGAAGAGGCCGCGGCCGCCGACTGA
- a CDS encoding lycopene cyclase domain-containing protein, with protein sequence MATYLQFLAAFVAPPLVALAALRVRNRREDWWSLAGVGVLVVLALAYTTPWDNYLIRRGVWTYGEDAVLATLWLAPVEEYAFVAMQTVVAGLWVQVIAGPPDAEFRPSKRDAAVGALAGLAVTASGVAFLGAASTFYLGAILAWAGPVLAMQWAVGWRYLLERPRAVAAGVGVPTLYFAVADRLALADGIWTISPTYSTGVAVAGLPIEEGAFFLVTNLFVVQGLLLYDWVVARWA encoded by the coding sequence ATGGCGACGTACCTCCAGTTCCTCGCCGCGTTCGTCGCGCCGCCGCTAGTCGCGCTGGCGGCGCTGCGCGTCCGTAACCGCCGCGAGGACTGGTGGTCGCTGGCCGGCGTGGGCGTCCTCGTCGTCCTCGCGCTGGCGTACACGACGCCGTGGGACAACTACCTGATTCGACGCGGTGTCTGGACGTACGGCGAGGACGCAGTGCTGGCGACGCTGTGGCTCGCGCCGGTCGAGGAGTACGCGTTCGTGGCGATGCAGACGGTCGTCGCGGGACTGTGGGTGCAGGTCATCGCTGGACCGCCGGACGCCGAGTTCCGCCCCTCGAAGCGGGACGCAGCGGTCGGCGCGCTCGCGGGCCTCGCGGTCACGGCGTCGGGCGTCGCGTTCCTCGGCGCGGCGAGCACGTTCTACCTCGGCGCGATTCTGGCGTGGGCCGGCCCCGTCCTCGCGATGCAGTGGGCCGTCGGCTGGCGGTACCTCCTCGAACGCCCGCGCGCCGTCGCCGCGGGCGTCGGCGTGCCGACGCTGTACTTCGCCGTCGCCGACCGCCTCGCGCTCGCGGACGGCATCTGGACGATTTCACCGACGTACAGCACCGGCGTCGCCGTCGCGGGCCTCCCAATCGAGGAGGGCGCGTTCTTCCTCGTGACGAACCTCTTCGTCGTGCAGGGACTGCTGCTCTACGACTGGGTGGTCGCACGATGGGCGTGA
- a CDS encoding Brp/Blh family beta-carotene 15,15'-dioxygenase, protein MGVNGLDEAVRNTLAWPALAAGWVGVAVAALPTLAGVALPTAVRYAPLIASVVVFGLPHGAIDYVALPRAVAGRVTRRWLAVVGALYLVLGGAYAIAWFAWPVAAALAFVGLTWLHWGQGDVYPLAVLLDADYLDSRARRVATGVVRGGLPMLVPLLGHPETYRDVVAAFAAPFGGSVGDLWLFAPDARLVLGVGFAAVTVVTLAANRLATTESPPTAWRVDAAETLGLWVFFLVVPPVFAVGVYFCLWHAVRHVARAVAVDNGSRHALAAGDLRGPLARFAREAAPLTVAALALLGGLWVVVPNPPTTLAGGAALYLAFVAVLTLPHVAVVTWMDRAAGLL, encoded by the coding sequence ATGGGCGTGAACGGACTGGACGAGGCGGTCCGCAACACGCTGGCGTGGCCGGCGCTGGCCGCTGGCTGGGTCGGGGTCGCCGTCGCGGCGCTCCCGACGCTCGCCGGTGTGGCGTTGCCGACGGCGGTCCGGTACGCGCCACTGATTGCGAGCGTCGTGGTGTTCGGCCTCCCCCACGGTGCTATCGACTACGTGGCGCTCCCGCGCGCAGTCGCGGGCCGCGTGACCCGGCGGTGGCTCGCAGTCGTCGGCGCACTCTATCTCGTGCTCGGCGGCGCGTACGCTATCGCGTGGTTCGCGTGGCCGGTCGCGGCGGCGCTGGCGTTCGTCGGACTGACGTGGCTCCACTGGGGGCAAGGCGACGTCTACCCGCTGGCCGTGCTACTGGACGCAGATTATCTTGACTCGCGCGCGCGACGCGTGGCGACGGGCGTCGTCCGCGGCGGCCTCCCGATGCTCGTGCCGCTGCTGGGCCACCCCGAGACGTACCGCGACGTGGTGGCGGCGTTCGCCGCGCCGTTCGGCGGCAGCGTCGGCGACCTCTGGCTGTTCGCGCCCGACGCGCGGCTCGTGCTCGGCGTCGGCTTCGCCGCCGTAACCGTCGTGACGCTGGCTGCGAATCGACTCGCAACGACCGAATCGCCGCCGACCGCGTGGCGCGTCGACGCCGCTGAGACACTGGGGTTGTGGGTGTTCTTCCTCGTCGTCCCGCCCGTATTCGCGGTAGGCGTCTACTTCTGCCTGTGGCACGCCGTCCGCCACGTCGCGCGCGCAGTCGCCGTCGACAACGGGTCGCGGCACGCGCTCGCTGCGGGTGACTTGCGCGGACCACTGGCCCGATTCGCGCGCGAAGCGGCGCCGCTGACCGTCGCCGCGCTCGCACTGCTGGGCGGGCTCTGGGTCGTCGTGCCGAACCCGCCGACGACGCTGGCCGGCGGGGCCGCGCTGTATCTCGCATTCGTCGCAGTGCTGACGCTGCCCCACGTCGCAGTCGTGACGTGGATGGACCGCGCGGCAGGACTGCTGTAG
- a CDS encoding V-type ATP synthase subunit D: MAQDIKPTRKNLMEIEDRIELSERGHDTLEQKRDGLIMEFMDILDQAQDVREDLEADYETAQKKINMARAMEGDMSVRGAAAALEEHPEITVESRNIMGVVVPQIESSKVRKSLDERGYGILGTSARIDEAAEAYEELLESIVLAAEVETAMKKMLTEIETTKRRVNALEFKLLPELYEGQEYIEQKLEEQEREEIFRMKKVKAKKEEDEEEEEEAAEQAAEEALAN; this comes from the coding sequence ATGGCCCAGGACATCAAACCGACCCGGAAGAACCTCATGGAGATCGAGGACCGAATCGAACTCTCCGAGCGGGGCCACGACACGCTCGAGCAGAAGCGCGACGGCCTCATCATGGAGTTCATGGACATCCTCGACCAGGCACAGGACGTCCGCGAGGACCTCGAAGCCGACTACGAGACCGCCCAGAAGAAGATCAACATGGCGCGCGCGATGGAGGGCGACATGTCCGTTCGAGGGGCGGCCGCGGCGCTCGAAGAACACCCCGAGATTACCGTCGAATCCCGGAACATCATGGGCGTCGTCGTCCCGCAAATCGAGTCCTCGAAGGTCCGCAAGAGCCTCGACGAGCGCGGCTACGGCATCCTCGGCACGAGCGCGCGCATCGACGAGGCCGCGGAAGCCTACGAGGAGCTCCTGGAGTCCATCGTGCTCGCGGCGGAAGTCGAGACCGCGATGAAGAAGATGCTCACGGAGATCGAGACGACCAAGCGCCGCGTGAACGCGCTCGAATTCAAGCTCCTCCCCGAACTCTACGAGGGCCAGGAGTACATCGAGCAGAAGCTCGAAGAGCAGGAGCGCGAGGAGATTTTCCGCATGAAGAAGGTCAAAGCGAAGAAAGAAGAAGACGAGGAAGAGGAAGAAGAGGCGGCCGAGCAGGCGGCCGAAGAAGCGCTCGCAAACTGA
- a CDS encoding DUF6276 family protein, producing MSCPNCGGDRLQFPIPDAVAEFLPDDRPAATLCTICLRVSPADEAPDAYPDFSSVSDAFPDGETGAVVACLLALLDRLVVHRSEAEAVATEAERRGVDVLLVLDRLAADAGLDPHIDLERRRRQLEQLI from the coding sequence ATGAGCTGTCCGAACTGCGGCGGCGACCGACTCCAGTTCCCGATTCCGGACGCCGTCGCCGAGTTCCTCCCCGACGACCGGCCGGCGGCGACGCTGTGTACGATTTGTCTCCGGGTGTCACCGGCCGACGAAGCGCCCGACGCGTACCCCGACTTTTCGAGCGTCAGCGACGCGTTCCCCGACGGCGAAACCGGCGCCGTCGTCGCGTGCCTGTTGGCGTTACTCGACCGACTAGTCGTCCACCGCAGCGAGGCCGAAGCGGTCGCGACGGAAGCCGAGCGCCGCGGCGTCGACGTGTTGCTCGTGCTCGACCGGCTCGCCGCCGACGCCGGCCTCGACCCACACATCGACCTCGAACGGCGGCGCCGCCAGCTCGAACAGCTCATCTAG